From a single Blastocatellia bacterium genomic region:
- the dxs gene encoding 1-deoxy-D-xylulose-5-phosphate synthase: protein MMNLLKQINDPADMRKLPAAKLQPLADEIREYMIETLSKIGGHTGASLGPVELILALHYAFDTPRDKLVFDIGHQAYAHKIITGRRDQFPTIRQYNGLSGFLRREESVYDVFNAAHAGTSISSALGIAAARDLKGEDFNVIAFIGDAGLTAGMALEGINQVGHLKSKMIILLNDNEMSISPNVGALAGYLNRIRTARPYNEFKHEVEEWLKAIPAVGEMMLSGARALKDTLAAAFIPGALWEELGLKYMGPINGHDINSILTTLEAAKQIEGPVLIHALTVKGKGYEPAERDKAAWHGTSAFEIASGKFIKEPATAPTYTATFADATIAVMNEDPRVVAITAAMPDGTGLSKVMKAFPERTYDVAIAEQHAVTFAAGMATEGLKPICAIYSSFLQRAYDQIFHDVVLMNLDVTFALDRAGVAGADGPTHHGLMDFCYLRGMPNVVVMAPKDENELRHMLKTAVLHNGPASVRYPRGNGFGVVMDEEIKQLEIGKAEIVRQGTDVAIIGIGTQVHYCEKAAERLAAEGLNPTVVNARFVKPLDAELILALARSHGSIVTVEDHYVQAGFGSAVMELLEENRLSEVRVMCLGFPDKLIEHASQSTLLAKYGLDADGIYTRVRDFVAAKYSFEAAYHN from the coding sequence ATGATGAATTTGTTGAAACAGATTAACGACCCCGCCGACATGCGCAAGCTGCCGGCGGCCAAGCTGCAACCGCTCGCCGACGAGATTCGCGAGTACATGATCGAAACCCTGTCGAAGATCGGCGGCCACACGGGCGCGAGCCTCGGCCCCGTCGAATTGATTCTGGCGCTGCATTACGCCTTCGACACGCCGCGCGACAAGCTGGTCTTTGATATCGGCCACCAGGCTTACGCGCACAAGATCATCACTGGCCGTCGCGACCAGTTTCCGACCATCCGCCAGTACAATGGCCTGAGCGGATTCCTGCGGCGCGAAGAATCGGTCTATGACGTTTTCAACGCGGCACACGCCGGCACCTCGATTTCGTCGGCGCTCGGCATCGCCGCGGCGCGCGACCTTAAAGGCGAAGACTTCAACGTCATCGCCTTCATCGGCGATGCCGGCTTGACGGCAGGCATGGCGCTTGAAGGCATCAACCAGGTCGGCCACCTCAAGTCGAAGATGATCATCCTGCTCAACGACAACGAGATGTCGATTTCGCCGAACGTCGGCGCGCTGGCCGGCTACCTCAACCGCATCCGCACGGCGCGGCCTTATAACGAGTTTAAGCACGAAGTTGAAGAGTGGCTGAAAGCCATCCCGGCAGTCGGCGAGATGATGCTGTCGGGCGCGCGGGCGTTGAAAGACACGCTGGCGGCGGCCTTCATCCCCGGCGCGCTCTGGGAAGAACTCGGCCTGAAATACATGGGACCGATCAACGGCCACGATATCAACTCGATCCTGACGACGCTCGAAGCCGCCAAGCAGATAGAAGGCCCTGTGCTGATTCACGCGCTGACGGTCAAAGGCAAAGGCTACGAGCCGGCGGAGCGCGACAAGGCCGCATGGCACGGCACCTCGGCCTTCGAGATCGCTTCGGGCAAGTTCATCAAGGAGCCGGCGACAGCGCCGACCTACACGGCGACCTTTGCCGACGCGACGATTGCGGTGATGAACGAAGACCCGCGCGTCGTCGCCATCACGGCGGCGATGCCCGACGGCACGGGGCTCAGCAAAGTCATGAAGGCGTTCCCCGAGCGCACCTATGACGTGGCGATTGCCGAACAGCATGCGGTGACGTTTGCCGCGGGCATGGCGACCGAAGGCTTGAAGCCGATCTGCGCCATCTATTCGAGCTTTTTGCAGCGCGCCTACGATCAGATTTTCCACGACGTCGTGCTGATGAACCTCGACGTGACCTTCGCCTTAGACCGCGCGGGCGTGGCCGGCGCGGACGGCCCGACGCATCACGGCTTGATGGATTTCTGTTACCTGCGCGGCATGCCGAACGTCGTCGTCATGGCTCCGAAGGACGAAAACGAGCTGCGCCACATGCTGAAGACGGCGGTCTTGCACAACGGCCCGGCGTCGGTGCGCTACCCGCGCGGCAACGGCTTCGGCGTCGTGATGGACGAAGAGATTAAGCAGCTAGAGATCGGCAAGGCCGAGATTGTCAGACAGGGCACGGACGTGGCGATCATCGGCATCGGCACGCAGGTGCATTACTGCGAGAAGGCCGCCGAGCGCCTGGCCGCCGAAGGCTTGAACCCGACGGTGGTGAACGCCCGCTTCGTCAAGCCGCTCGACGCCGAGTTGATTCTGGCGCTGGCGCGCTCGCACGGCTCGATTGTCACGGTCGAAGATCATTATGTGCAGGCGGGCTTCGGCTCGGCGGTGATGGAGTTGCTTGAAGAGAACCGCTTGAGCGAAGTGCGGGTGATGTGCCTGGGCTTCCCCGACAAGCTGATCGAGCATGCGAGCCAGAGCACGCTGCTCGCGAAGTACGGCCTGGACGCCGACGGCATCTACACCCGCGTGCGCGACTTCGTCGCCGCCAAGTACAGCTTCGAAGCCGCCTATCACAACTAG
- a CDS encoding glutaredoxin domain-containing protein, whose translation MADLKIYTTRWSTDCDKAKEFLDDEGIFYEEIDIEQSPAAARLVEQCNGGRRIVPTFEVSGTTFTLKPFDWKRLQSELERLGLDD comes from the coding sequence ATGGCCGACCTCAAAATCTACACAACCCGGTGGAGCACGGATTGCGATAAGGCCAAAGAATTCCTCGACGACGAAGGGATTTTTTACGAAGAGATTGACATCGAACAATCACCCGCCGCCGCGCGCCTGGTCGAACAATGCAATGGCGGGCGGCGCATCGTGCCCACCTTCGAGGTCAGCGGCACGACCTTCACGCTGAAGCCATTCGACTGGAAGCGATTGCAAAGCGAGCTGGAACGCCTCGGCCTCGACGATTGA
- the xseA gene encoding exodeoxyribonuclease VII large subunit, which produces MSQINFLDQLLQARRPLSVSELTARIKILLEGEFLELWIEGEISNYRRHTSGHWYFTLKDEGAMLRCASFRMQNRLIRFMPEDGLVVRAHGRLSLYEARGEYQLIVEYMEPVGVGALQLGFEQLKRRLAAEGLFDTERKRPLPLLPRCIGVVTSPTGAAVRDILRVIRRRNEAMNVLIAPARVQGDGAAREIARAIELLNEREEVDVIIVGRGGGSAEDLWCFNEEAVARAIFDSRVPIISAVGHETDFTVADFVADLRASTPSAAAEIVTAARDEISARLTGLRQDMAAALRYRLLEQRNRVQELQASRAFDDVHTRIRRVAQRFDEAVYAMETAMRQRLTQAGERFAVSSGKLHSLSPLAVLGRGYSIATDLQGRIIKRAADVQPGERLRLRVADGEMECTKD; this is translated from the coding sequence ATGTCGCAAATAAACTTTCTCGATCAACTGCTCCAGGCCCGCCGCCCCCTGTCGGTCTCCGAGCTGACGGCGCGCATCAAGATCCTGCTCGAAGGCGAATTCCTCGAACTCTGGATCGAAGGCGAAATCTCCAACTACCGCCGCCACACGTCGGGCCACTGGTACTTCACGCTCAAAGACGAAGGCGCGATGCTGCGCTGCGCCAGCTTCCGCATGCAGAATCGATTGATTCGCTTCATGCCCGAAGACGGTCTTGTCGTGCGCGCCCACGGCAGACTGTCGCTGTACGAAGCGCGCGGCGAGTACCAGTTGATCGTCGAGTATATGGAGCCGGTCGGCGTCGGCGCGCTGCAACTCGGATTCGAGCAACTGAAGCGGCGGCTGGCCGCCGAAGGCTTATTCGACACCGAGCGCAAACGGCCCTTGCCGCTGTTGCCGCGCTGCATCGGCGTCGTCACTTCGCCGACGGGCGCGGCGGTGCGCGACATCCTGCGCGTCATCCGCCGCCGCAACGAAGCGATGAATGTGTTGATCGCGCCGGCGCGCGTTCAAGGCGACGGCGCCGCCCGCGAGATCGCCCGCGCCATCGAGCTGCTCAATGAGCGCGAAGAGGTTGATGTCATCATCGTCGGGCGCGGCGGCGGCTCCGCCGAAGACCTCTGGTGCTTCAACGAAGAAGCGGTGGCGCGCGCCATCTTCGATTCGCGTGTGCCGATCATCTCGGCGGTCGGCCATGAGACCGATTTCACGGTTGCCGATTTCGTCGCCGACCTGCGCGCTTCGACGCCTTCGGCGGCGGCAGAGATTGTCACGGCAGCGCGCGACGAAATCAGCGCCCGCCTGACGGGGCTCAGACAAGACATGGCCGCGGCCCTGCGCTACCGTTTGCTTGAGCAGCGCAATCGTGTGCAGGAGCTACAAGCGAGCCGCGCTTTCGACGACGTTCACACCCGGATACGTCGCGTCGCGCAGCGCTTTGACGAAGCCGTTTATGCAATGGAGACGGCGATGCGGCAACGGCTGACGCAGGCCGGCGAACGCTTTGCGGTTTCGTCGGGGAAATTACATTCGCTCTCGCCGCTCGCGGTGCTGGGGCGCGGCTACAGTATCGCCACCGACCTGCAAGGCCGCATCATCAAGCGCGCCGCTGACGTGCAGCCCGGCGAGCGCCTGCGCCTGCGCGTCGCCGACGGCGAGATGGAATGCACGAAGGATTGA
- a CDS encoding farnesyl diphosphate synthase, whose amino-acid sequence MTRSDTISDYLTRRATEVNQWLDALVPSEATPPTRLHRAMRYSLMAGGKRLRPILVLAAGESFGASTDNLMPAACAIEMIHTYSLIHDDLPAMDNDDLRRGRPTCHKAFDEATAILAGDALLTQAFRVLAAEAPHLNAERQIRVIREISNAASTIDGMIGGQMADIESEGQPVDEMTLEYIHRSKTGALITAPVVVGGLLAGASEPELDKLRAYGQRIGLAFQIADDILDVTSTSEQLGKTAGKDLAAHKATYPALHGVEQSEARMQQLVSEAIDIVAGLGQDAGRLAELARFIVARNS is encoded by the coding sequence ATGACTCGATCCGACACCATCAGCGACTATCTGACGCGCCGCGCTACAGAGGTCAACCAATGGCTCGACGCGCTGGTGCCATCGGAAGCCACGCCGCCGACGCGCCTGCATCGCGCCATGCGCTATAGCCTGATGGCCGGCGGCAAGCGGCTGCGCCCGATCCTGGTGCTGGCGGCGGGCGAATCCTTTGGCGCGTCTACGGACAACCTGATGCCCGCCGCCTGCGCCATCGAGATGATTCACACCTATTCGCTGATTCACGACGACCTGCCGGCGATGGACAATGACGATTTGCGGCGCGGCAGGCCGACCTGTCATAAAGCCTTCGACGAAGCGACGGCGATTCTTGCCGGCGACGCCCTGCTGACGCAAGCCTTTCGCGTGCTGGCGGCAGAAGCGCCGCACCTCAACGCCGAGCGCCAGATTCGCGTCATCCGCGAGATCAGCAACGCTGCCAGCACCATTGACGGCATGATCGGCGGCCAGATGGCCGACATCGAAAGCGAAGGCCAGCCGGTTGACGAAATGACGCTCGAATACATTCACCGCTCGAAGACCGGCGCGCTGATTACGGCTCCGGTCGTCGTTGGCGGCCTTCTCGCCGGAGCCAGCGAGCCTGAGCTGGACAAGCTGCGCGCTTACGGCCAGCGCATCGGCCTGGCCTTTCAGATCGCCGACGATATTCTGGATGTCACCTCGACCAGCGAACAACTCGGCAAAACGGCCGGCAAAGACCTCGCCGCCCACAAAGCCACTTACCCGGCGCTGCACGGCGTCGAGCAGTCCGAAGCGCGCATGCAGCAACTGGTTAGCGAAGCCATAGACATCGTCGCCGGCCTCGGCCAGGATGCCGGAAGGCTAGCCGAACTGGCGCGTTTCATCGTTGCAAGGAATTCGTAA
- a CDS encoding methyltransferase — translation MSEQQAPVSPQIIMEHLWTARAAMALAAGVELGVFDQIEAGKGTVKEIARATKSSARGIRHLLDALTGMGYLEKKGERYGNAPVAAQFLVKGKPAYMGGIVGETRMTWPGWAKLPEVVQTGKPIEAVDTEAGGKEFFPKLVEAIFPMSYGAAQGAVQAFPEKARKRIKTILDVAAGSAAWSLPFAQAIPDARVTVVDYPEVTPVARRFTERFDVADRYDYIEGNLREVNYGRNRYDLAILGHIIHSEGEKWGKKLVKQMYRILTDNGMLLIAEMIPNDTRSGPMLPLLFGLNMLVHTEAGDVFTMREYRQWLKDAGFRKVQALDVPGPSPLILATK, via the coding sequence ATGAGTGAGCAACAAGCACCTGTTTCACCGCAGATTATCATGGAGCATTTGTGGACGGCGCGCGCCGCGATGGCGCTGGCCGCCGGCGTCGAGCTGGGCGTCTTTGATCAGATCGAAGCCGGCAAGGGCACGGTCAAAGAGATTGCCCGCGCCACCAAGTCGTCAGCCCGCGGCATCCGCCACCTGCTCGACGCGCTGACCGGCATGGGCTATCTGGAAAAGAAGGGCGAGCGCTACGGTAATGCGCCGGTCGCCGCGCAGTTCCTCGTCAAAGGCAAGCCGGCTTATATGGGCGGCATTGTCGGCGAGACACGCATGACCTGGCCGGGCTGGGCTAAACTCCCTGAAGTCGTGCAGACGGGCAAGCCCATCGAAGCCGTAGACACAGAGGCCGGCGGCAAAGAGTTCTTCCCGAAACTCGTCGAAGCCATCTTCCCGATGAGCTATGGCGCGGCACAGGGCGCGGTGCAGGCGTTCCCTGAAAAGGCGCGCAAGCGCATCAAGACGATTCTCGACGTTGCCGCCGGCAGCGCCGCATGGTCGCTGCCTTTTGCGCAGGCGATCCCCGATGCGCGGGTCACGGTTGTCGATTATCCCGAAGTGACGCCGGTGGCGCGGCGCTTCACCGAACGCTTCGACGTCGCCGACCGCTACGATTACATCGAAGGCAACTTGCGTGAAGTGAATTATGGGCGTAACCGTTATGACCTGGCGATCCTCGGCCACATCATCCACTCGGAAGGCGAAAAGTGGGGCAAGAAACTGGTCAAGCAGATGTACCGCATTCTCACAGACAATGGCATGCTGTTGATCGCCGAGATGATTCCCAATGACACACGCAGCGGGCCGATGCTGCCGCTGTTATTCGGCTTGAATATGCTGGTGCATACCGAAGCCGGCGACGTCTTCACGATGCGCGAATACCGCCAATGGTTGAAAGACGCAGGCTTCCGCAAAGTCCAGGCGCTCGACGTGCCGGGGCCGTCGCCGCTCATCCTGGCGACGAAGTAA
- a CDS encoding exodeoxyribonuclease VII small subunit, with amino-acid sequence MTKKKPGEIDFEAALRELEQIVEQLEAGDLPLERSLVLFEQGVRLSRDCQKRLDEAERRVEILLKDEGGGYTPSPFEEMDE; translated from the coding sequence ATGACCAAGAAAAAGCCGGGTGAAATAGATTTTGAAGCGGCGCTCAGAGAGCTTGAGCAGATTGTCGAGCAGCTCGAAGCCGGCGACTTGCCGCTCGAACGCTCGTTGGTCCTGTTCGAGCAGGGCGTGCGGTTGTCGCGCGACTGCCAGAAGCGCCTCGACGAAGCCGAGCGGCGCGTCGAAATCTTGCTCAAAGACGAGGGCGGCGGGTACACTCCTTCTCCTTTTGAGGAGATGGACGAATGA